From Patagioenas fasciata isolate bPatFas1 chromosome 15, bPatFas1.hap1, whole genome shotgun sequence, a single genomic window includes:
- the SCNN1B gene encoding epithelial sodium channel subunit beta — MNLKKYFIRALHRLQKGPGYTYKELLVWYCDNTNTHGPKRIIKEGPKKKLIWFFLTLLFASLVFWQWGILINTYLSYNVTSSLSIGFKTMKFPAVTVCNANPFKYSEVKHLLKDLDRLIEAALERILQPTPGNSSENVFPPLNMELWNQIPLVLIDEHDKDNPIILDIFESKQPAVGNQTVEGNRTTEGNQTTEDNQTFRGNEMAESNETFMGNETFMGNETFMGNETTVPPAPTNVTSEEKKYKLAVKLCSHQGSDNCTYRNFSSAAQAVSEWYVLQSTSILAKVPLQDRIRMGYQAEDMILACLYGAEPCNYKNFTQIYHPDHGNCYIFNWGMDEEALNSSNPGAEFGLKLILDISQQDYIPYLSSAAGARLMLHQQKSFPFLKDQGIYAMAGTETSIGVLVDELERMGYPYSDCTMNGSDVPVKNLYSQYNTSYSIQACLRSCFQIHMIETCGCGHYMFPLPEGVNYCNNEDNPGWAYCYSLLRSSIRDRQICIDSCKETCNDTQYKMTISMADWPSEASEDWIFHILSYERDMSTNVTLDRNGIIKLNIYFQEYNYRTISESAATTIVWLLSSLGGQFGFWMGGSVLCLIEFGEIIIDSLWITIIHIISWCKGLKQKRAQVWYPDAPPTVSELVEAHTNLGFQPEDTGTPPRDEALPPEPGTPPPNYDSLRVQPLDVLGPDSDAETE; from the exons ATGAACCTGAAGAAGTATTTCATCCGCGCACTGCACCGCCTGCAGAAGGGCCCCGGCTACACCTACAAGGAGCTACTGGTCTGGTACTGCGACAACACCAACACCCATGGCCCCAAGCGCATCATCAAAGAGGGGCCCAAGAAGAAATTAATCTGGTTCTTCCTAACGCTGCTTTTCGCATCTCTGGTCTTCTGGCAGTggggcatcctcatcaacacctACCTCTCCTATAATGTCACATCCTCTCTCTCCATTGGCTTTAAGACCATGAAGTTCCCAGCAGTCACGGTCTGCAATGCCAACCCTTTCAA ATACTCGGAGGTGAAGCATCTGCTgaaagacctggacaggctcatcGAAGCGGCGCTAGAGAGGATCCTGCAGCCCACACCGGGGAACAGCAGTGAGAACGTCTTCCCACCGCTCAACATGGAGCTCTGGAACCAGATACCCCTGGTCCTCATCGATGAGCATGACAAAGACAACCCCATCATCCTGGACATCTTTGAGAGCAAGCAGCCTGCTGTGGGCAATCAAACCGTGGAGGGCAACCGAACCACTGAGGGTAACCAAACCACTGAGGATAACCAAACCTTCAGAGGCAATGAAATGGCTGAGAGCAATGAAACCTTCATGGGCAACGAAACCTTCATGGGCAACGAAACCTTCATGGGCAATGAAACGACTGTTCCACCTGCCCCAACCAACGTGACATCGGAAGAGAAGAAGTACAAGctggcagtgaagctg tgCAGCCATCAGGGCTCGGACAACTGCACGTACCGCAACTTCAGCAGCGCGGCGCAGGCGGTGAGCGAGTGGTATGTCCTGCAgtccaccagcatcctggccaagGTCCCGCTGCAGGACAGGATCCGCATGGGCTACCAGGCCGAGGACATGATCCTGGCCTGTCTCTACGGGGCTGAGCCCTGCAACTACAA GAATTTCACCCAAATCTATCACCCAGACCACGGTAACTGCTACATCTTTAACTGGGGCATGGACGAAGAGGCCTTGAATTCTTCCAACCCCGGAGCCGAGTTTG GGCTGAAGCTGATTCTGGACATCAGCCAGCAGGACTACATCCCCTACCTGTCCTCAGCGGCTGGGGCACGGCTGATGCTGCACCAGCAGAAGAGCTTCCCCTTCCTGAAGGACCAGGGCATCTACGCCATGGCCGGGACAGAGACCTCCATCGGCGTGCTGGTG GATGAACTGGAGCGGATGGGCTACCCCTACAGCGACTGCACCATGAATGGCTCTGACGTCCCCGTAAAAAACCTCTATAGCCAATATAACACTTCCTATTCCATACAG GCTTGTCTGCGCTCTTGTTTCCAAATTCACATGATTGAAACCTGTGGATGTGGTCACTACATGTTCCCTTTACCTGAAGGGGTAAATTATTGCAATAACGAAGATAACCCAGGCTGGG CATATTGCTATTCATTGCTGAGATCAAGCATAAGGGACAGACAGATCTGTATTGACTCCTGTAAGGAAACGTGCAA TGACACACAGTATAAGATGACCATCTCCATGGCAGACTGGCCATCCGAAGCCTCGGAG GACTGGATATTCCATATTCTGTCTTATGAAAGGGATATGTCAACAAATGTGACTCTGGACAG AAACGGGATCATCAAGCTCAACATTTACTTCCAGGAGTACAACTACCGCACCATCTCGGAGTCGGCTGCCACCACG ATCGTGTGGCTGCTGTCGAGCCTGGGAGGCCAGTTTGGGTTCTGGATGGGGGGCTCAGTGCTGTGCCTCATTGAGTTTGGGGAAATCATCATCGACTCGCTGTGGATCACCATCATTCACATCATCAGCTGGTGCAAGGGCCTGAAGCAGAAGCGGGCGCAGGTGTGGTACCCGGACGCGCCCCCGACGGTGTCGGAGCTGGTGGAGGCTCACACCAACCTGGGCTTCCAGCCTGAGGACACAGGGACGCCCCCCAGGGATGAGGCACTGCCCCCCGAGCCCGGTACCCCCCCTCCCAACTATGACTCACTGCGCGTCCAGCCCCTTGACGTCCTTGGTCCCGACAGTGATGCAGAAACCGAGTGA
- the SCNN1G gene encoding epithelial sodium channel subunit gamma: MAPGKKITARIKRTLPVRGPQAPTLSELMRWYCLNTNTHGCRRIVVSRGRLRRFIWILLTLSAVGLILWQCAELLINYYSASVSVTVQFQKLPFPAVTICNINPYKYSAMKDYLSELDKETKKALETFYGFSEGKSKVRRSVDEWNSTASDFFKQIPLLQFEDFSRTATDLRSGQKRRIEGSVFHKDSSIVNSGDSNDIIGFQLCDANNSSECALYTFSSGVNAIQEWYKLHYMNIMAQIPLETKEKLSYSADDLLLTCFFDGLSCDKRHFTRFHHPLHGNCYTFNSGESGTVLSTSTAGSEYGLQVVLYIDEADYNPFLVTSTGAKIIVHDQNEYPFIEDIGTEIETAAATSIGMHFTQSRKLSKPYSDCTETGEDIPVENLYNKSYSLQICLHSCFQKAMVDSCGCAQYAQPLPAGAEYCNYKKNPNWMYCYYKLHEKFVKEQLGCQQICKDACSFKEWALTTSIAQWPSTVSEDWMLRVLSWDKGQKLNKKLNKTDLVNLMVFYKDLNERFISENPANTIVILLSNFGGQLGLWMSCSVVCVIEIVEVFFIDSFSIVMRRQWQKAKKWWNNRKRDRSGKPPQTDDLERQGHDNPACIDEDLPTFNTALRLPLPQGSPLPRTPPPNYSTLRLETAFTEQLPDTLEVGQR, translated from the exons ATGGCCCCCGGGAAGAAGATCACGGCGCGGATCAAGAGGACACTGCCGGTGCGAGGCCCGCAGGCGCCCACGCTGAGCGAGCTGATGCGCTGGTACTGCCTGAACACCAACACCCACGGCTGCCGCCGCATCGTGGTGTCCCGGGGCCGCCTGCGCCGCTTCATCTGGATCCTGCTGACGCTGAGCGCCGTGGGGCTGATCCTCTGGCAGTGTGCGGAGCTACTGATCAACTACTACAGCGCCTCGGTCTCTGTCAccgtccagttccagaagctgcCCTTCCCCGCTGTCACCATCTGCAACATCAACCCCTACAA GTACAGTGCCATGAAAGACTATTTATCTGAACTGGACAAGGAGACAAAAAAAGCTTTGGAGACTTTCTACGGATTTTCAGAGGGCAAGTCCAAGGTGCGCCGGTCAGTGGATGAGTGGAACAGCACAGCAAGTGACTTCTTCAAGCAGATCCCTCTGCTGCAGTTTGAGGATTTCTCTAGGACAGCGACTGACCTTCGCAGTGGCCAAAAGAGGAGAATAGAGGGCAGCGTCTTCCACAAGGATTCATCCATAGTGAACTCTGGGGATTCAAATGATATCATTGGCTTCCAGCTG TGCGATGCAAACAACAGCAGTGAGTGTGCACTTTATACATTCAGTTCTGGTGTTAATGCTATCCAAGAATGGTACAAGCTGCATTACATGAACATCATGGCTCAAATTCCCTTGGAGACTAAAGAAAAATTGAGTTATTCTGCTGATGACCTTCTACTGACATGTTTCTTTGATGGCCTATCTTGTGACAAAAG GCACTTCACTCGTTTCCATCATCCCCTGCACGGCAATTGCTACACCTTCAACAGCGGAGAAAGCGGGACGGTCCTGAGCACCTCGACCGCGGGCAGCGAGTACG GATTGCAGGTTGTTCTCTATATAGATGAAGCAGACTACAACCCCTTCCTGGTGACATCGACGGGAGCCAAGATCATTGTCCATGACCAGAACGAATATCCCTTCATTGAAGACATCGGCACAGAAATTGAGACGGCAGCAGCCACCTCCATAGGGATGCActtt ACTCAGTCTCGCAagctgagcaaaccctacagtgaCTGTACGGAGACTGGTGAGGACATACCAGTGGAAAATCTCTATAACAAGAGCTACTCACTCCAG ATCTGCCTGCACTCCTGCTTTCAGAAGGCCATGGTGGACTCATGCGGCTGCGCCCAGTACGCGCAGCCCCTGCCCGCCGGGGCAGAGTACTGCAACTACAAGAAGAACCCCAACTGGA TGTACTGCTACTACAAACTGCACGAGAAGTTCGTGAAGGAGCAGCTGGGCTGCCAGCAGATCTGCAAAGATGCCTGCAG cttcaAGGAGTGGGCACTCACCACCAGCATCGCCCAGTGGCCATCCACCGTGTCAGAG GACTGGATGCTTCGAGTTCTCTCTTGGGACAAAGGGCAGAAACTCAACAAGAAGCTGAACAA GACGGACCTCGTGAACCTCATGGTGTTCTACAAAGACCTGAACGAGAGATTCATTTCGGAGAATCCTGCCAACACA ATTGTCATTCTTCTTTCCAACTTTGGAGGCCAGCTGGGCCTCTGGATGAGCTGCTCAGTCGTCTGCGTCATCGAGATCGTGGAGGTCTTCTTCATCGACTCATTTTCCATTGTCATGCGTCGccaatggcaaaaggcaaagaaaTGGTGGAACAACCGAAAGAGGGATCGGTCAGGGAAGCCGCCGCAGACCGACGATCTGGAGAGGCAGGGCCACGACAACCCCGCTTGCATCGATGAGGACCTGCCCACCTTCAACACAGCGCTGCGCCTGCCGCTGCCCCAGGGCAGCCCTCTGCCCAGGACTCCCCCCCCCAACTACAGCACTTTGCGGTTAGAGACTGCCTTCACAGAGCAGCTGCCCGACACGCTGGAGGTTGGGCAGCGCTGA